From Streptomyces sp. CMB-StM0423, a single genomic window includes:
- the idi gene encoding isopentenyl-diphosphate Delta-isomerase encodes MPAATTEEIMLELVDENGTTIGTAEKMSAHQAPGRLHRAFSVFLFDTAGRMLIQQRALGKYHSPGVWSNTCCGHPFPGESPLAAAARRTFEELGVSPALLAEAGTVTYHHPDPASGLVEHEYNHLFAGLLRAEPRPAADEVGAVAFVTPDELAKRHAENPFSAWFMTVLDAARPAIRELTGPSSGW; translated from the coding sequence ATGCCGGCCGCTACCACCGAAGAGATCATGCTGGAGCTCGTCGACGAGAACGGCACCACGATCGGCACCGCCGAGAAGATGTCCGCGCATCAGGCGCCGGGCCGGCTGCACCGGGCGTTCTCCGTGTTCCTCTTCGACACCGCCGGCCGGATGCTGATCCAGCAGCGGGCGCTCGGCAAGTACCACTCCCCCGGTGTGTGGTCCAACACCTGCTGCGGCCACCCCTTCCCGGGCGAGTCGCCGCTCGCCGCCGCGGCCCGCCGCACCTTCGAGGAGCTGGGGGTCTCACCCGCGCTGCTGGCCGAGGCCGGGACGGTCACGTACCACCACCCGGACCCCGCCTCGGGGCTGGTGGAGCACGAGTACAACCACCTCTTCGCCGGGCTGCTGCGGGCCGAGCCGCGGCCGGCCGCCGACGAGGTCGGCGCGGTCGCCTTCGTCACGCCGGACGAGCTGGCCAAGCGGCACGCCGAGAACCCGTTCTCGGCGTGGTTCATGACGGTGCTCGACGCGGCCAGGCCGGCCATCCGGGAGCTGACGGGGCCATCCTCGGGGTGGTGA
- a CDS encoding ATP-binding protein, whose amino-acid sequence MSDGGSLRPEPGQVVPAAYEGTWKFDAPALDSSVPQSRHAVRDLLVRRRVPIGDDLLQGVLLIVSELVTNAVRHAGVLSPEIGVELSVGAGWVRVAVRDQHPYRPKALQADDEETGGRGLLLVKAITSEAGGACDVQHTVDGGKVIWASLPLAGVTTPRMAPSAPGWPAWPRRAPS is encoded by the coding sequence GTGAGCGACGGCGGCAGTCTGAGACCCGAGCCCGGCCAGGTGGTCCCGGCGGCGTACGAGGGGACCTGGAAGTTCGACGCCCCGGCGCTCGACTCCTCCGTGCCCCAGTCCCGGCACGCCGTACGCGACCTCCTCGTCCGGCGGCGCGTCCCCATCGGCGACGACCTGCTGCAGGGCGTGCTGCTGATCGTCTCGGAGCTGGTGACGAACGCGGTCCGGCACGCCGGCGTGCTCTCCCCGGAGATCGGCGTCGAGCTGTCGGTCGGCGCCGGCTGGGTCCGCGTCGCCGTCCGGGACCAGCACCCGTACCGCCCGAAGGCCCTGCAGGCGGACGACGAGGAGACGGGCGGCCGGGGACTGCTGCTGGTCAAGGCGATCACGAGCGAGGCGGGCGGTGCCTGCGACGTGCAGCACACCGTCGACGGCGGGAAGGTGATCTGGGCCTCCCTCCCGCTCGCCGGCGTCACCACCCCGAGGATGGCCCCGTCAGCTCCCGGATGGCCGGCCTGGCCGCGTCGAGCACCGTCATGA
- a CDS encoding ABC-F family ATP-binding cassette domain-containing protein: MSFPSTPRAAASVICAGLAFAWPDGTTVFEDFDLAVGPGRTGLIGRNGTGKSTLLRLMAGELAPAAGTVKAAGTVGYLPQNLVLDTAARVDEVLGIDGVRRALHAIESGDVAEEHFTAVGDDWDVEERARATLDQLGLAHVGLDRTIGEVSGGESVLLRLAALLMRRPDVLLLDEPTNNLDLKARRRLYAAVESWPGVMVIVSHDRELLDRVDQVADLRDGEVAWYGGNFTAYEEALAVEQEAAERTVRSAEADLRRQKRELADAHEKLSKRKRYADKQFANKREPKIIMNLRKREAQVSAGKHRIMHEERLRDAKERLDEAEAAVRDDDEIRVDLSYTAVPAGRDVLMLRELELRYGARVPALQVRGPERIALTGRNGAGKSTLLRTIAGQLAPVAGSASVHVPLRYLPQRLDVLDDALSIVENVALLAPAATNQEIRSRLARFLFRQGRADQIVGTLSGGERFRATLAALMLADPAPQLLMLDEPTNNLDMASVRQLVKALESYEGALVVASHDVPFLRDIGITRWLTLDEELSDIEPL, encoded by the coding sequence ATGTCATTTCCCTCCACGCCGCGCGCCGCGGCCTCCGTCATCTGCGCCGGGCTCGCCTTCGCCTGGCCCGACGGCACCACCGTCTTCGAGGACTTCGACCTCGCGGTCGGCCCCGGCCGCACCGGGCTGATCGGCCGCAACGGCACGGGCAAGTCCACGCTGCTGCGGCTGATGGCCGGGGAGCTGGCCCCGGCCGCCGGTACGGTCAAGGCCGCGGGCACGGTCGGCTACCTGCCGCAGAACCTCGTCCTGGACACCGCCGCGCGGGTCGACGAGGTGCTGGGCATCGACGGGGTGCGGCGCGCGCTGCACGCCATCGAGTCCGGTGACGTCGCCGAGGAGCACTTCACCGCCGTCGGCGACGACTGGGACGTCGAGGAGCGCGCCCGCGCCACCCTCGACCAGCTCGGCCTGGCGCACGTCGGCCTCGACCGCACCATCGGCGAGGTCTCCGGCGGCGAGTCGGTGCTGCTGCGGCTGGCCGCGCTGCTGATGCGGCGGCCGGACGTGCTGCTGCTGGACGAGCCGACGAACAACCTCGACCTGAAGGCCCGCCGCCGGCTGTACGCGGCCGTGGAGTCGTGGCCGGGCGTGATGGTGATCGTCAGCCACGACCGCGAGTTGCTCGACCGCGTCGACCAGGTCGCCGACCTGCGGGACGGCGAGGTCGCCTGGTACGGCGGCAACTTCACGGCGTACGAGGAGGCGCTGGCCGTCGAGCAGGAGGCCGCCGAGCGCACGGTGCGCTCCGCGGAGGCGGACCTGCGGCGGCAGAAGCGCGAGCTGGCCGACGCGCACGAGAAGCTGAGCAAGCGCAAGCGGTACGCCGACAAGCAGTTCGCGAACAAGCGCGAGCCGAAGATCATCATGAACCTGCGCAAGCGGGAGGCCCAGGTCTCCGCGGGCAAGCACCGCATCATGCACGAGGAGCGGCTGAGGGACGCCAAGGAGCGGCTCGACGAGGCGGAGGCGGCGGTACGGGACGACGACGAGATCCGCGTCGACCTGTCGTACACCGCCGTGCCCGCCGGCCGGGACGTGCTCATGCTGCGCGAGTTGGAGCTGCGCTACGGCGCACGGGTCCCGGCGCTGCAGGTGCGCGGCCCGGAGCGGATCGCGCTGACCGGGCGCAACGGCGCGGGCAAGTCCACGCTGCTGCGCACGATCGCCGGTCAGCTCGCGCCGGTGGCGGGTTCGGCGTCGGTGCACGTGCCGCTGCGCTACCTGCCGCAGCGGCTCGACGTACTGGACGACGCGCTGAGCATCGTCGAGAACGTTGCCCTTCTGGCACCCGCGGCGACCAACCAGGAGATCCGCTCGCGGCTGGCCCGCTTCCTGTTCCGGCAGGGCCGGGCGGACCAGATCGTCGGCACGCTGTCGGGCGGGGAGCGGTTCCGCGCCACGCTGGCGGCGCTGATGCTGGCGGATCCCGCGCCGCAGTTGCTGATGCTGGACGAGCCGACGAACAACCTGGACATGGCGAGCGTCCGGCAGTTGGTGAAGGCGCTGGAGTCGTACGAGGGCGCGCTCGTGGTCGCCAGCCACGACGTGCCGTTCCTGCGCGACATCGGGATCACGCGCTGGCTGACGCTGGACGAGGAGTTGAGCGACATCGAGCCGCTGTAG
- a CDS encoding enoyl-CoA hydratase/isomerase family protein: MSEGELRCGVGGGGVATVVISNPAKRNAMTPDMWRALPGLLAGLAADRAVRAVVLTGAGGTFCAGADIGSLRAGSEGTQGLAEAAEEALAAFPKPTLAAVRGHCVGGGCQLAAACDLRFAAEDALFGVTPAKLGIVYPAGATRRLVRLVGPATAKYLLFSAELIGAARALRTGLADEVLPTAELGARVAEFTAVLAARSQLTQAAAKDFADTAAAYGDGGAAGDAGADAARIAHWARQARAAGETAEGVAAFLERREPRFTWSV, encoded by the coding sequence ATGAGCGAAGGCGAGCTGCGGTGCGGCGTCGGCGGCGGCGGCGTGGCGACCGTGGTCATCAGCAACCCGGCCAAGCGCAACGCGATGACGCCGGACATGTGGCGCGCGCTGCCCGGGCTGCTGGCGGGGCTGGCGGCGGACCGGGCGGTGCGTGCGGTGGTCCTCACCGGTGCCGGCGGCACGTTCTGCGCGGGCGCCGACATCGGCTCGCTGCGGGCCGGCAGCGAGGGCACGCAGGGCCTCGCCGAGGCCGCGGAGGAGGCGCTCGCCGCCTTCCCCAAGCCGACGCTCGCCGCCGTACGCGGGCACTGCGTGGGCGGCGGCTGCCAGCTCGCGGCCGCCTGCGACCTGCGGTTCGCCGCCGAGGACGCGCTGTTCGGGGTCACGCCGGCGAAGCTGGGCATCGTCTACCCTGCCGGTGCGACGCGCCGGCTGGTGCGTCTGGTCGGCCCGGCGACGGCGAAGTACCTGCTGTTCTCCGCCGAGTTGATCGGCGCCGCGCGGGCGCTGCGCACCGGCCTCGCGGACGAGGTGCTGCCCACGGCGGAACTCGGCGCGCGGGTCGCGGAGTTCACCGCGGTGCTCGCGGCGCGCTCGCAGCTCACCCAGGCGGCGGCGAAGGACTTCGCCGACACGGCCGCGGCGTACGGGGACGGGGGCGCGGCCGGCGACGCCGGGGCGGACGCGGCGCGTATCGCGCACTGGGCCCGGCAGGCGCGCGCGGCGGGCGAGACCGCGGAGGGCGTCGCCGCCTTCCTGGAGCGCCGCGAGCCGCGCTTCACCTGGTCCGTCTGA
- a CDS encoding SCO6745 family protein — MTSLPPRAGRRCQQVLNPLHSAIYFAPEFTEEFAGIGIDGWHAAYFTARSAAMGRVGPGVVTAAFYNYSHRLAAQHLPAAWTAADPATVLAARLRVADAVLRRLLGEETIASPELAEAAELAQRAAAGGGRAGRPLYAAEADLPVPDAPHLALWHAATQLREHRGDSHDAVLAHAGLDGLESQVTHTASGFGFTPEFARYSRGWEAEEWAAAQDRLRIRGLLAADGELTEAGTALRKELEDETDRVDLGPYARLGAAGVARLTELATGYTTAALAAGAMPKDIFGKG; from the coding sequence ATGACGTCACTCCCGCCGCGCGCCGGCCGCCGCTGCCAACAGGTCCTCAACCCGCTGCACTCGGCGATCTACTTCGCGCCGGAGTTCACCGAGGAGTTCGCCGGCATCGGCATCGACGGCTGGCACGCCGCGTACTTCACCGCCCGGTCCGCCGCCATGGGCCGCGTCGGTCCCGGCGTGGTCACCGCCGCCTTCTACAACTACAGCCACCGGCTGGCCGCGCAGCACCTGCCCGCCGCCTGGACGGCCGCCGACCCGGCCACCGTGCTGGCGGCCCGGCTGCGCGTCGCCGACGCCGTGCTGCGGCGGCTGCTGGGCGAGGAGACGATCGCCTCGCCCGAGCTGGCCGAGGCCGCGGAGCTGGCGCAGCGCGCGGCGGCGGGCGGCGGGCGCGCCGGGCGGCCGCTCTACGCCGCCGAGGCGGACCTGCCGGTGCCGGACGCCCCGCACCTGGCCCTCTGGCACGCCGCCACCCAACTGCGCGAGCACCGCGGCGACAGCCATGACGCGGTGCTGGCCCACGCCGGGCTCGACGGGCTGGAGTCCCAGGTGACCCACACGGCCTCCGGTTTCGGCTTCACCCCGGAGTTCGCCCGGTACTCGCGCGGCTGGGAGGCCGAGGAGTGGGCCGCGGCGCAGGACCGGCTGCGGATCCGCGGGCTGCTGGCCGCGGACGGCGAGCTGACCGAGGCGGGCACGGCGCTGCGCAAGGAGCTGGAGGACGAGACGGACCGGGTGGACCTCGGCCCGTACGCGCGGCTGGGCGCCGCGGGCGTGGCGCGGCTGACAGAACTGGCCACCGGCTACACCACCGCCGCACTGGCCGCGGGGGCGATGCCGAAGGACATCTTCGGCAAGGGCTGA
- a CDS encoding Tex family protein translates to MTESGADVTASVSIEARIAEELGVRERQITAAVRLLDDGATVPFIARYRKEATEMLDDTQLRTAEERLRYLRELEERRAAILESVRGQGKLTEELEAQIRAADSKARLEDVYLPYKPKRRTKAQIAREAGLEPLADGLLADPSVAPLAAATAFVDADKGVADPAAALEGARAILTERFGEDADLIGELRERMWTHGRAAAKVREGKEEAGAKFSDYFDFAEPLTDLPSHRILALFRGEKEEVLDLALEPDAPGEAEQEGPSAYERAIAARFGVENRGRPADPWLAETVRWAWRTRILVHLGIDLRLRLRTAAEDQAVDVFAANLRDLLLAAPAGTRPTLGLDPGLRTGVKVAVVDATGKVAATATVYPHAPARKWDEALAVLAELARVHEVELVAIGNGTASRETDKLAADLIAAQPELKLTKVMVSEAGASVYSASAFASQELPELDVSLRGAVSIARRLQDPLAELVKIDPKSIGVGQYQHDLSEAKLSRSLDAVVEDCVNGVGVDLNTASAPLLARVSGIGTGLAENIVAHRDSNGPFRSRAALKDVQRLGPKAFEQCAGFLRIRGGEDPLDASGVHPEAYPVVRQMVKAGGAEVAALIGDTRTLRSLKPQDFTDERFGLPTVTDILKELEKPGRDPRPAFRTAAFKEGVEKIGDLQQGMVLEGVVTNVAAFGAFVDVGVHQDGLVHVSAMSKTFVKDPHEVAKPGDIVKVKVLDVDVPRKRISLTLRLDDEPGKPAGGGGRGGGRERDRQGPPRQRGGGQGGGGQGGGGQGGGGQGAGGGRQRGGGGRRREAQPENSEMADALRRAGLLGGGGRSGGGGGGGNGRRGKS, encoded by the coding sequence ATGACAGAAAGCGGGGCGGACGTGACGGCGTCGGTATCGATTGAGGCCAGGATCGCCGAGGAGCTCGGCGTACGCGAGCGGCAGATCACGGCGGCGGTGCGGCTGCTCGACGACGGCGCCACAGTGCCGTTCATCGCCCGCTACCGCAAAGAGGCGACGGAGATGCTCGACGACACCCAGTTGCGCACCGCCGAGGAGCGGCTGCGCTATCTGCGGGAGCTGGAGGAGCGGCGGGCGGCGATCCTGGAGTCCGTGCGCGGGCAGGGCAAGCTGACCGAGGAGCTGGAGGCGCAGATCCGCGCCGCCGACTCCAAGGCCCGGCTGGAGGACGTCTATCTGCCGTACAAGCCGAAGCGGCGCACCAAGGCGCAGATCGCCCGCGAGGCCGGTCTGGAGCCGCTGGCCGACGGGCTGCTCGCGGACCCCTCGGTGGCGCCGCTCGCGGCGGCCACCGCGTTCGTGGACGCGGACAAGGGCGTGGCCGACCCGGCCGCGGCCCTGGAGGGCGCGCGGGCCATCCTCACCGAGCGGTTCGGCGAGGACGCCGACCTGATCGGCGAGCTGCGCGAGCGGATGTGGACGCACGGCCGCGCGGCCGCCAAGGTGCGCGAGGGCAAGGAGGAGGCGGGCGCGAAGTTCTCGGACTACTTCGACTTCGCCGAACCGCTGACCGACCTGCCGTCGCACCGGATCCTCGCCCTCTTCCGCGGCGAGAAGGAGGAGGTCCTCGACCTCGCCCTGGAGCCCGACGCGCCCGGCGAAGCGGAGCAGGAGGGCCCGTCGGCGTACGAGCGCGCCATCGCGGCCAGGTTCGGCGTGGAGAACCGGGGCCGGCCAGCCGACCCCTGGCTCGCCGAGACGGTGCGCTGGGCGTGGCGCACGCGCATCCTGGTGCACCTCGGCATCGACCTGCGGCTGCGGCTGCGTACGGCCGCGGAGGACCAGGCGGTGGACGTCTTCGCCGCCAACCTGCGGGACCTGCTGCTGGCCGCCCCGGCGGGGACGCGCCCCACGCTGGGCCTGGACCCCGGGCTGCGTACGGGCGTGAAGGTCGCCGTCGTCGACGCCACCGGCAAGGTCGCCGCCACCGCGACGGTCTACCCGCACGCGCCGGCCCGCAAGTGGGACGAGGCGCTTGCCGTCCTGGCCGAACTGGCGCGCGTGCACGAGGTGGAGCTGGTCGCGATCGGCAACGGCACGGCCTCCCGCGAGACCGACAAGCTGGCCGCCGACCTGATCGCCGCGCAGCCCGAGCTGAAGCTGACGAAGGTGATGGTCTCGGAGGCCGGGGCGTCGGTGTACTCGGCGTCGGCGTTCGCCTCGCAGGAGCTGCCCGAGCTGGACGTGTCGCTGCGCGGCGCGGTGTCCATCGCGCGGCGGCTGCAGGATCCGCTGGCCGAGCTGGTGAAGATCGACCCGAAGTCGATCGGCGTCGGCCAGTACCAGCACGATCTGTCGGAGGCGAAGCTGTCGCGCTCCCTGGACGCGGTCGTGGAGGACTGCGTCAACGGCGTGGGCGTCGACCTCAACACCGCCTCGGCGCCGCTGCTGGCCCGCGTCTCCGGCATCGGCACGGGGCTCGCGGAGAACATCGTGGCGCACCGCGACTCCAACGGTCCTTTCCGCAGCCGCGCGGCGCTGAAGGACGTGCAACGGCTGGGGCCGAAGGCGTTCGAGCAGTGCGCGGGCTTCCTGCGCATCCGCGGTGGCGAGGACCCGCTGGACGCCTCCGGCGTGCACCCCGAGGCGTACCCGGTGGTGCGGCAGATGGTGAAGGCGGGCGGCGCGGAGGTGGCGGCGCTGATCGGCGACACGCGGACGCTGCGGTCGCTGAAGCCGCAGGACTTCACCGACGAGCGGTTCGGGCTGCCGACGGTGACGGACATCCTCAAGGAGCTGGAGAAGCCGGGGCGCGACCCGCGGCCGGCGTTCCGGACGGCGGCGTTCAAGGAGGGCGTGGAGAAGATCGGCGACCTGCAGCAGGGGATGGTGCTGGAGGGCGTGGTGACGAACGTGGCCGCGTTCGGGGCGTTCGTGGACGTGGGCGTGCACCAGGACGGGCTGGTGCACGTGTCGGCGATGTCGAAGACGTTCGTGAAGGACCCGCACGAAGTCGCCAAGCCCGGCGACATCGTGAAGGTGAAGGTGCTGGACGTGGACGTGCCGCGGAAGCGGATCTCGCTGACGCTGCGGCTGGACGACGAGCCGGGCAAGCCGGCGGGCGGCGGCGGCCGGGGCGGCGGGCGCGAGCGCGACCGGCAGGGCCCGCCGCGGCAGCGCGGCGGTGGCCAGGGCGGTGGCGGCCAGGGCGGTGGCGGCCAGGGCGGTGGCGGCCAGGGTGCGGGCGGCGGCCGGCAGCGCGGCGGCGGTGGCAGGCGCCGTGAGGCGCAGCCGGAGAACAGTGAGATGGCGGACGCGCTGCGCCGCGCGGGGCTGCTCGGCGGCGGTGGCCGGAGCGGTGGCGGCGGCGGTGGCGGCAACGGCCGCCGCGGCAAGAGCTGA
- a CDS encoding sulfite exporter TauE/SafE family protein: protein MAGVLVLGASVQRLAGIGLALVAGPALALVLGPAEGVRLSNCAAGAISAFGLATVWRQVRPRAMVPLLAAAVCTVPIGAVTASRLPAPVLLTGMGAMVCGAVGLVMAGARAESLRGTGGAVTAGAVSGFMNSSAGIGGPAVSLYAVNAGWTVREFVPNALFYGVVINIFSVTAKGPPDLSADAWALCAAAVAAGALIGRALGDRVPEAPARWLVLILGLAGGAATLTKGLLGL, encoded by the coding sequence ATGGCCGGAGTCCTGGTGCTCGGCGCGTCCGTGCAGCGGCTCGCGGGCATCGGCCTCGCGCTGGTCGCGGGGCCCGCGCTCGCGCTGGTGCTCGGCCCGGCGGAGGGCGTCCGGCTCTCCAACTGCGCCGCCGGCGCCATCAGCGCGTTCGGCCTGGCCACCGTCTGGCGGCAGGTCAGACCCCGCGCCATGGTGCCGCTGCTCGCCGCCGCCGTCTGCACGGTGCCGATCGGCGCCGTCACCGCGTCCCGGCTGCCCGCGCCCGTCCTGCTGACCGGCATGGGCGCGATGGTCTGCGGCGCCGTCGGGCTCGTCATGGCCGGCGCCCGTGCCGAGTCCCTGCGCGGTACCGGCGGTGCGGTCACGGCCGGCGCGGTGAGCGGCTTCATGAACTCCTCCGCCGGCATCGGCGGCCCCGCCGTCTCGCTGTACGCCGTGAACGCGGGCTGGACGGTACGGGAGTTCGTGCCGAACGCGCTCTTCTACGGCGTCGTCATCAACATCTTCTCGGTCACCGCGAAGGGCCCGCCCGACCTGTCGGCCGACGCCTGGGCGCTGTGCGCGGCGGCCGTCGCCGCCGGTGCGCTAATCGGCCGCGCCCTGGGCGACCGGGTGCCCGAGGCGCCCGCGCGCTGGCTCGTGCTGATCCTGGGACTGGCCGGCGGCGCGGCGACCCTGACGAAGGGCCTCCTCGGCCTCTGA
- a CDS encoding TrmH family RNA methyltransferase has protein sequence MSARPGAGGPGSDAPAIRTRTPRELKRSRRPRAHSCWDHLYAAPLWPLHGANLGTLLRTCDAVGACLVVPRFPWVPEALARGNTLRRPVCVHWTGDPLRWLERQRAAGKGVLGVELADEAVRLADLPAARRATVMVLGHEQHGIPPDALDLLDEAVEIPMAGTGASLNVAVAGSLVLYRLAGLL, from the coding sequence ATGAGCGCCCGCCCGGGGGCCGGCGGGCCCGGCAGCGACGCGCCGGCCATCCGCACCCGTACCCCCCGCGAGTTGAAGCGCAGCCGCCGCCCCCGCGCCCACTCCTGCTGGGACCACCTCTACGCCGCCCCGCTCTGGCCGCTCCACGGCGCCAACCTCGGTACGCTCCTGCGCACCTGTGACGCCGTCGGCGCCTGCCTCGTCGTGCCCCGCTTCCCCTGGGTGCCCGAGGCGCTGGCCCGCGGCAACACGCTGCGCCGCCCCGTCTGCGTGCACTGGACCGGCGACCCGCTGCGCTGGCTGGAGCGGCAGCGTGCCGCGGGCAAGGGCGTCCTCGGCGTCGAACTCGCCGACGAGGCCGTGCGCCTGGCCGACCTCCCGGCCGCCCGCCGGGCCACCGTGATGGTGCTCGGCCACGAGCAGCACGGCATCCCGCCGGACGCGCTCGACCTGCTCGACGAGGCCGTCGAGATACCCATGGCCGGCACCGGCGCCAGCCTCAACGTCGCCGTGGCCGGCTCCCTCGTCCTCTACCGGCTGGCCGGGCTGCTGTGA
- a CDS encoding FAD-dependent oxidoreductase, whose amino-acid sequence MDSEVIVLGSGIIGLTTAVVLAEGGRPVTVWAREPAEETTSAIAGGLWWPYRIEPEHRVADWSVRSFDVYAQQAEHAAVTGVRMREGVQLGAELAGLGPWRRALRDVRAADSAELRAEYATGVRATVPIVDTGTHLAHLRDRLAAAGGRIERRAAGSLDEPGRAAPYVVNCTGLGARELVPDPEVRPVQGQLVVVENPGVEEWLVSAYKDATATLYALPQPYGLVLGGTAVEDAWGTEPDPAVAAGIVARCAAIVPEVAGARVLGHRVGLRPARPAVRLEAERLPGGALCVHNYGHGGAGVTVAWGCAEEAAELLEA is encoded by the coding sequence ATGGATTCCGAAGTCATCGTGCTCGGCAGCGGCATCATCGGCCTGACCACCGCGGTCGTCCTCGCAGAAGGCGGGCGGCCGGTCACGGTGTGGGCGCGGGAGCCGGCGGAGGAGACGACGTCGGCGATCGCGGGCGGGCTGTGGTGGCCGTACCGGATCGAGCCCGAACACCGGGTCGCGGACTGGTCGGTGCGGTCGTTCGACGTGTACGCGCAGCAGGCGGAGCACGCCGCGGTGACGGGCGTGCGGATGCGGGAGGGGGTGCAGCTCGGCGCCGAACTCGCCGGCCTCGGACCGTGGCGCCGCGCCCTGCGCGACGTACGGGCCGCCGACTCCGCGGAGCTGCGCGCGGAGTACGCCACGGGCGTGCGCGCGACGGTGCCGATCGTGGACACCGGCACGCACCTGGCCCACCTGCGCGACCGGCTGGCCGCGGCCGGCGGCCGGATCGAACGGCGCGCCGCCGGCTCGCTCGACGAACCCGGGCGCGCGGCCCCGTACGTCGTCAACTGCACCGGCCTCGGCGCCCGCGAGCTGGTGCCGGACCCCGAGGTGCGCCCGGTGCAGGGCCAGCTCGTCGTCGTGGAGAACCCGGGCGTCGAGGAGTGGCTGGTGTCGGCGTACAAGGACGCGACGGCCACGCTGTACGCGCTCCCGCAGCCGTACGGGCTGGTGCTCGGCGGCACGGCCGTCGAGGACGCCTGGGGTACCGAGCCGGATCCGGCGGTGGCCGCGGGCATCGTGGCGCGCTGCGCGGCGATCGTCCCCGAAGTCGCCGGCGCCCGGGTCCTCGGCCACCGCGTCGGACTGCGCCCGGCCCGGCCTGCCGTGCGGCTGGAGGCGGAGCGGCTGCCGGGCGGGGCGCTGTGCGTCCACAACTACGGGCACGGCGGCGCCGGGGTGACGGTGGCGTGGGGCTGCGCCGAGGAGGCCGCGGAACTCCTGGAGGCGTAG
- a CDS encoding M14 family metallopeptidase: MRIRAPRLTVLRTATLAACAAAVVLAPLTGPPAEAANPPRTGFEESDGARWTSEQEEAEFLATVAEDSRRVAVDGIGTTEQGRPLNLVRIGAPRPPTPAEAARGSVVLLICSQHGDEPAGREACLTTLRDLAYAKDAGTRRFLARNSVLVVPSANPDGRAADTRGNADGVDVNRDHVALETAEGRAMAAVIRDYRPDVVHDLHEFDATEPYYVKDVLALWPRNLNTHEGVHREARHLTEDHVRAGVEEAGYSSGIYGIWTDPQTGEPIRQVAGDGQERILRNTAGLKHAAGLLVETRITALTDDERGNPAANHRRRVTSQLTALDATFTFAADHRGRLATATAAARARGLADTGPVYLGGADNEPPAPGQIIGDPPCGYELDAAQYDAVGDELALHGIEVRERPDGGALVKLRQPLRALVPLLLDQRSVYELTDGRPLERCR; encoded by the coding sequence ATGCGCATACGCGCCCCCCGTCTCACCGTGCTCCGCACGGCCACCCTCGCGGCCTGCGCCGCGGCCGTCGTGCTGGCGCCGCTCACCGGCCCGCCCGCCGAGGCCGCCAACCCGCCGCGTACCGGCTTCGAGGAGAGCGACGGCGCCCGCTGGACCAGCGAGCAGGAGGAGGCGGAGTTCCTCGCCACCGTCGCCGAGGACAGCAGGCGCGTGGCCGTCGACGGCATCGGCACCACCGAGCAGGGCCGCCCCCTGAACCTCGTCCGCATCGGCGCCCCCCGCCCGCCCACGCCGGCCGAGGCCGCCCGCGGCAGCGTCGTCCTGCTCATCTGCAGCCAGCACGGCGACGAACCGGCCGGCCGCGAGGCGTGCCTGACCACCCTGCGCGACCTCGCCTACGCCAAGGACGCCGGGACCCGCCGCTTCCTGGCCCGCAACTCCGTCCTCGTCGTCCCCAGCGCCAACCCCGACGGCCGCGCCGCCGACACCCGCGGCAACGCCGACGGCGTCGACGTCAACCGCGACCACGTCGCCCTGGAGACCGCGGAAGGCCGCGCCATGGCCGCCGTCATCCGCGACTACCGCCCCGATGTCGTCCACGACCTGCACGAGTTCGACGCCACCGAGCCGTACTACGTCAAGGACGTGCTCGCGCTCTGGCCGCGCAACCTCAACACCCACGAAGGCGTCCACCGCGAGGCCCGCCACCTGACCGAGGACCACGTCCGCGCGGGCGTCGAGGAAGCCGGCTACAGCAGCGGCATCTACGGCATCTGGACCGACCCGCAGACCGGCGAGCCGATCCGCCAGGTCGCCGGCGACGGCCAGGAGCGCATCCTGCGCAACACCGCGGGCCTCAAGCACGCGGCCGGGCTGCTGGTCGAGACCCGCATCACGGCGCTCACCGACGACGAGCGCGGCAACCCCGCCGCCAACCACCGCCGCCGGGTGACCTCCCAGCTCACCGCACTCGACGCGACGTTCACCTTCGCCGCGGACCACCGCGGCCGGCTGGCCACCGCCACCGCGGCGGCCCGCGCCCGCGGCCTCGCCGACACCGGCCCCGTCTACCTCGGCGGCGCCGACAACGAGCCGCCCGCGCCCGGCCAGATCATCGGCGACCCGCCCTGCGGCTACGAACTCGACGCCGCGCAGTACGACGCGGTGGGGGACGAGCTGGCGCTGCACGGCATCGAGGTCCGCGAACGGCCGGACGGCGGCGCGCTGGTGAAGCTGCGGCAGCCGCTGCGCGCACTGGTGCCGCTGCTGCTGGACCAGCGGTCGGTGTACGAGCTGACGGACGGCAGGCCGCTCGAACGCTGCCGCTGA